One stretch of Oryzias latipes chromosome 7, ASM223467v1 DNA includes these proteins:
- the LOC101162366 gene encoding forkhead box protein L2-like has translation MDAEEKPIGERGVQLLDISSTPEEAPPLEKPPYSYVALIAMAIKDSRDQRKTLGGIYQYIISKFPYYEKNKKGWQNSIRHNLSLNECFVKVPRENGGDKKGNFWMLDPACEDMFEKGNYRRRRRVRRTYRPPSAPCTTGNPVEYPEPLYHYLQPAYMTNSWSLCAPGSSPQTAYPAPQVVSPQPRSLSPSGPFYPPHFFQHAVYGGHHRHPSVLVPHNGWPYGGVTQPMCPDGGSAAVACGYQQLAPYGRQTESPALGFQSDP, from the coding sequence ATGGATGCTGAGGAGAAGCCCATCGGTGAGCGGGGAGTGCAGCTCCTGGACATCAGCTCCACGCCTGAGGAGGCTCCTCCGCTGGAGAAGCCGCCCTATTCGTACGTGGCTCTGATTGCCATGGCAATCAAGGACAGTCGGGACCAGAGAAAAACCCTGGGCGGAATCTATCAGTACATCATCTCCAAGTTTCCTTATTATGAGAAGAACAAGAAAGGATGGCAGAACAGCATAAGGCACAACTTATCTCTGAACGAATGCTTCGTCAAAGTCCCCCGGGAGAACGGAGGGGACAAGAAGGGCAACTTCTGGATGCTGGACCCCGCTTGTGAGGACATGTTTGAGAAGGGAAACTATCGGCGGCGGAGGAGGGTGAGGAGAACCTACAGACCCCCCAGTGCCCCCTGCACGACAGGGAATCCGGTGGAGTATCCGGAGCCTCTATACCATTACCTGCAGCCGGCTTATATGACTAACTCCTGGAGCCTTTGCGCGCCCGGTTCGTCCCCGCAGACGGCCTACCCGGCGCCGCAGGTGGTCTCTCCTCAACCCCGCAGTCTGTCCCCCAGCGGCCCCTTCTACCCTCCTCATTTCTTCCAGCACGCCGTGTACGGAGGCCACCACCGCCATCCCTCTGTGCTGGTTCCACACAACGGATGGCCTTACGGCGGAGTCACCCAGCCCATGTGCCCGGATGGAGGCAGCGCGGCCGTGGCGTGCGGCTACCAGCAGCTCGCGCCCTACGGGAGGCAGACAGAGTCCCCGGCGCTGGGCTTCCAGTCAGACCCGTGA